In the Halosolutus gelatinilyticus genome, ACGCGATCGGCAGCATAGACGGCCTCGTCGCCGCCGTCGATTTCGGTCACGACCTCGATTCGGTCCTCGTCTCGCCACTCGATCGCCCGCTCGCCGAAATGGAACTCGACGCCGAGCGCTTCCACCCGATCCCGGACCACTCGGGTGACGTCGTCTCCGTAATTCGGAAGGGCGTCGTCGAGCATTTCGACGACTGTAACGTCAGCGCCGGCCTTCGCGAGCGCCGTCGAAAGTTCCATCCCGATGTAGCCCGCGCCGACGACGAGGAGTTCGTCCGGGACTGTACTGGCATCCAGCGCATCGCGCGAAGACCAGATGGGGTCGTCCTCGAAGTCGAAGCCAGGGATCGTCAGCGGGCGACTTCCCGTCGCGATAACGGCGTGTTCGAACTCGACTGATTCACTTCCCTGACCCTCTCCGCCGTGGGCGATACGAACCGTCCGCTCGTCGACGAACGCCGCCGTTCCTTCGATCAGATTCACGCCGTTGGCCTCGCAGAGTGTCTCGACGCCGCCGGTCAACTGATCGACGACTTCGTCTTTCCACTCGACGAGCGTCCGCATATCGATCGTCGGATCGGCGTGGATGCCCACCTCCTCGGCGTTACGAGCCTCGTGAGCGATATCAGTCGCAGCGAGCAGCGCTTTCGATGGAATGCACCCGTAGTTGAGGCAGGTCCCACCGTACGCTTCTCTCTCGACGAGCGTCGCATCGAGTCCGTGTTGTGCGGCGCGGATCGCGGCCGTATAGCCCCCCGGACCGCCGCCGATGACCAGTACGTCCGTTCCAGTTGGTACGTCTCCAACGACCATTATTCGAGCAGTAGCAGGTTGGGATCGTTCAGGTATCGTTTGACCTCGTTCGTGAACCGTCCGGCCTCGGCCCCGTCGATGATTCGGTGGTCGGCCGACATGGAGATCGGAAGCGTCGGCCGGGCGACGATCTCGCCATCTTCGGCCCACGGTCGCTCCTCCAGCGAACCAAGCGCGAGAATCGCCGCCTCGGGATAGTTAATGATCGGCGACGCGTGCTCGCCGCCGACGGCGCCGATATTGGTGATCGTAAACGTGCTTCCGCGGAGTTCTTCGGGCCTGATAGATCGCTCTCGGGCCCGTTCGGCCTTGTCGTCGATTTCGCGGGCAATCTTGAGCAGCCCCTTCCGATCGGCGTTTTCGATCACCGGGACCATGAGACCGGCGTCACTGGCGACGGCGATCCCGATGTTGTATTCGCCGTGGAGGATGATCTCTTCGTTCTCTTCGTCGAGTTCGGCATTGACTTGCGGAACCGATCTCAGCGCCGCCACTACCGCTTTGACGACGAACGGAAGATAGGTGAGCCGGATTCCACGCTCTTCCGCACGCGCTTTGAGCTGGGTGCGTACGTCGACGAGCTTCGAGACTTCGATCTCGTCGTGGTGGCTCACGTGCGGAGCCGTGTATTTTGACTCCGCCATCCGCTCGCCGATCGTTCGTCGGATGCCGGTGTAGGGAATTCGATCGCCGGGCCGGGGATCCCCGGTCGTCCGCTCTCGACGCCGGGACCGTGTCTCGGCTGCTGCAGCGTCCGACGAGTGATCGTCCGCCTCGTAAGCACGAACGTCCTCGGGCGTCACGAACGCCTCGCCGTTTCGCCGCTCGCTAGCGGGCACGACATCGATGTCGATTCCCGTTTCGCGGGCGAGCCGCCTAGTCGCCGGCATCGCGAGCGTCCTGTCGCGGTCGGCGCGCTCATCGTCGCCCACGGATCGGATCCTGTTATCGGTACCTGAATGGGTGTCGATTCCCGACGTTGCATCGGGAGATCCGGCCACGGTCGATTCGGGGCTCGCCCCATCACGGGACGTCGAGGTTGTCTCCTCCGCTTCACTCGCTTCCCGCGCGGCCTCGCGGACGTCGCGTTTCGTGACCCGAGCGCCGTCGGTCCGGAGCGCCGCAAGATCGACGTCCAGTTCGCGTGCGAGTCGCCGCACGCTGGGCGGTGCGAACGCGCGCTCGTCGTGAACGCATTCGTTCTCCTCATTTGGCGACCCTGGCAGGTCTGCCGATTCGGAGCTCACGGCAGTCTCGGCGGACGCGTCGACATCTGTAGCTTCGTCACTCCCTCGTTCACTCTCGTTCGTGTCGTCGCCGGTAGCAACTTCGTCGTCGACGCTGAAGACAATGAACACTTCGTCGACGGGAACGACGTCACCCTCCTCGGCGCGCAGTTCTGCTACCTCCCCGTCGTAAGGCGATGGAATTTCGACGAGCGCCTTGTCGGTCTCGACCTCGGCGATCACCTCGTCCTCTTCTACGCGATCACCGACGTCGACGCGCCAAGTGACGAGTTCTCCTTCGGCCACGCCCTCGCCGACGTCCGGCAGTTCGAACTCCTTCCTCATCGTGTGTAATAGATACACTCACACACAGAAGTATACACTCTTCGGTTAGTCGCGTCCGTCGTTACACGAGCCTTCCAGAAACGTGCGGACCA is a window encoding:
- a CDS encoding 2-oxo acid dehydrogenase subunit E2 encodes the protein MRKEFELPDVGEGVAEGELVTWRVDVGDRVEEDEVIAEVETDKALVEIPSPYDGEVAELRAEEGDVVPVDEVFIVFSVDDEVATGDDTNESERGSDEATDVDASAETAVSSESADLPGSPNEENECVHDERAFAPPSVRRLARELDVDLAALRTDGARVTKRDVREAAREASEAEETTSTSRDGASPESTVAGSPDATSGIDTHSGTDNRIRSVGDDERADRDRTLAMPATRRLARETGIDIDVVPASERRNGEAFVTPEDVRAYEADDHSSDAAAAETRSRRRERTTGDPRPGDRIPYTGIRRTIGERMAESKYTAPHVSHHDEIEVSKLVDVRTQLKARAEERGIRLTYLPFVVKAVVAALRSVPQVNAELDEENEEIILHGEYNIGIAVASDAGLMVPVIENADRKGLLKIAREIDDKAERARERSIRPEELRGSTFTITNIGAVGGEHASPIINYPEAAILALGSLEERPWAEDGEIVARPTLPISMSADHRIIDGAEAGRFTNEVKRYLNDPNLLLLE
- the lpdA gene encoding dihydrolipoyl dehydrogenase, with amino-acid sequence MVVGDVPTGTDVLVIGGGPGGYTAAIRAAQHGLDATLVEREAYGGTCLNYGCIPSKALLAATDIAHEARNAEEVGIHADPTIDMRTLVEWKDEVVDQLTGGVETLCEANGVNLIEGTAAFVDERTVRIAHGGEGQGSESVEFEHAVIATGSRPLTIPGFDFEDDPIWSSRDALDASTVPDELLVVGAGYIGMELSTALAKAGADVTVVEMLDDALPNYGDDVTRVVRDRVEALGVEFHFGERAIEWRDEDRIEVVTEIDGGDEAVYAADRVLVSVGREPVTDGLRLDEISLETDEQGILPTDDRMRTDIEHVTAIGDVAGEPMLAHAAMAEGLVAAGVAAGEPVAVDHRAVPGAVFTDPEIGTVGMTKTEAADAGYEPIVGTMPLRASGRALTMSEPDGFVRLVADKETEFVLGGEVVAPEASELIGEIGLAVEMGARLEDVALTIHAHPTLSEAVMEAAENARDRAIHTRNR